Proteins encoded together in one Carya illinoinensis cultivar Pawnee chromosome 3, C.illinoinensisPawnee_v1, whole genome shotgun sequence window:
- the LOC122303506 gene encoding systemin receptor SR160, translated as MKPFCPSNSHRCLFLLTFTFLSLHASSASSSSSSGSYAQQLINFKDSLQNSTLLSDWLPSRDPCTFFGISCKGSRVSSINLSSTPLSTDFSLVSAFLLSLDHLETLSLKSTNLSGTIYFAPGSKCNTLLTTLDLSHNNLSGSLSDLSSLASCSGLKSLNLSNNILDSPSSAKDSPKLGLEVLDLSYNKLSGSTVVPWLFPGGCNGLQSLTLTGNELTGEIAAVSTCDTLQYLDLSSNNFTVAIPSFGDCLALEHLDISGNKFSGDIGHALSSCSHLAFLNLSSNQFSGPIPALPVENLQLLCLSGNHFLGEIPSWLAGACGVLVELDLSANNLSGAIPTGMSACSSLESFDISDNKFSGELPIEIFLKMSNLKKLDLSFNTFLGALPDSLSKLVGLETLDLSSNNLSGTIPSTLCEAPGNSWKELFLQNNLFTGWIPASLSNCSQLVSLDLSFNYLTGKIPPSLGTLSKLRDLIIWLNGLHGEIPQELMYIQTLENLILDFNELTGTIPSGLSNCTNLNWISLSNNRLSGEIPGWIGQLSNLAILKLSNNSFNGSIPPELGDCKSLIWLDLNTNSLNGSIPTALFKQSGNIAVNFISGKTYVYIKNDGSKECHGAGSLLEFAGISQKELNRISTRNPCNFTRVYGGKIQPTFNHNGSMIFLDISHNMLSGSIPKEIGRMFYLDILNLGHNDFSGIIPQELGDLKNLNILDLSSNRLEGSIPQSMSGLSLLTDIDLSNNHLTGAIPGTGQLETFPANRFQNNSGLCGYPLAKCGENPDSSSNYQHQKSHRRQASLAGSVAMGLLFSVFCIFGLIIVAIETKKRRKKKEAALEGYIESRSHSGTANVSWKLTGAREALSINLATFEKPLRKLTFADLLEATNGFHNDSLIGSGGFGDVYKAQLKDGSIVAIKKLIHISGQGDREFTAEMETIGKIKHRNLVPLLGYCKVGEERLLVYEYMRYGSLEDVLHDQNKVGIKLNWADRRKIAIGAARGLAFLHHNCIPHIIHRDMKSSNVLLDENLEARVSDFGMARLMSAMDTHLSVSTLAGTPGYVPPEYYQSFRCTTRGDVYSYGVVLLELLTGKRPTDSADFGDNNLVGWVKQHAKLNIIDVFDPELVKEDPNLEIELLQHLRVACACLDDRPWRRPTMIQVMAMFKEIQAGMDTQSTIATEDGAFSSVEMVEMSIEEAPELMRQ; from the coding sequence ATGAAACCTTTCTGCCCCTCTAACTCTCACAGGTGTCTTTTCCTTCTTACCTTCACTTTCCTCTCCCTCCATGCTTCATCAgcatcttcctcttcctcatccGGAAGTTACGCCCAGCAGCTCATCAACTTCAAAGACAGTCTCCAAAACTCAACCCTCCTCTCCGACTGGCTGCCCAGCCGAGACCCATGTACTTTCTTCGGTATTTCCTGTAAAGGCTCCCGCGTTTCGTCCATAAACCTCAGCTCCACCCCTCTAAGTACCGACTTCAGCCTTGTCTCGGCTTTCCTCCTCTCCCTTGACCACCTCGAAACCCTTTCTCTGAAATCCACCAACCTCTCCGGCACCATTTATTTTGCTCCCGGATCCAAATGCAACACGTTATTAACCACCCTGGATCTCTCTCACAACAACCTCTCCGGCTCTCTCTCGGACCTCTCCAGCTTGGCTTCTTGCTCGGGCTTGAAATCGCTCAACCTCTCTAACAATATCCTTGACTCTCCTTCCTCCGCGAAAGACTCTCCGAAACTCGGTCTCGAGGTTCTTGATCTCTCTTACAACAAGCTCTCCGGCTCGACCGTTGTCCCCTGGCTCTTTCCGGGTGGTTGCAACGGTTTGCAAAGCTTGACCTTGACGGGAAACGAGCTCACGGGCGAGATAGCGGCTGTCTCCACCTGCGACACCCTGCAGTATCTGGACCTCTCGTCCAACAATTTTACTGTGGCTATTCCTTCTTTCGGCGATTGCTTGGCTCTAGAGCACCTCGACATATCTGGCAACAAGTTCTCAGGGGATATCGGCCATGCTCTCTCCTCGTGCAGCCATCTCGCCTTCTTGAACCTCTCCAGCAACCAGTTCTCTGGTCCCATTCCGGCGCTCCCGGTGGAGAACCTGCAGCTCCTTTGTCTCTCCGGAAACCATTTCCTGGGTGAAATCCCTTCGTGGCTCGCCGGCGCGTGTGGTGTCCTCGTGGAGCTCGACCTTTCGGCCAACAACCTCTCCGGTGCGATCCCGACCGGTATGAGCGCTTGTTCTTCGTTGGAATCGTTTGATATCAGTGACAACAAGTTCTCTGGTGAATTACCGATCGAAATCTTCCTAAAGATGAGCAATTTAAAGAAGCTGGACCTGTCTTTCAACACTTTTCTCGGTGCTTTGCCGGATTCTTTGTCGAAGCTTGTGGGACTGGAGACGTTGGATCTTAGTTCCAATAATCTTTCCGGCACTATTCCTAGCACTCTCTGCGAAGCTCCCGGTAATAGCTGGAAAGAGCTCTTCTTACAGAACAATCTGTTTACGGGTTGGATTCCCGCGAGTTTGAGCAACTGTTCTCAGTTGGTTTCGCTAGATTTGAGCTTCAATTATCTCACTGGAAAGATCCCTCCGAGCTTGGGAACGCTGTCCAAGCTTCGGGACCTGATAATCTGGTTGAACGGGCTACATGGGGAAATCCCACAAGAGCTCATGTACATCCAGACGTTGGAGAATCTGATCCTGGACTTCAACGAGTTGACGGGGACTATTCCCTCGGGGCTAAGCAACTGTACCAATCTGAATTGGATCTCCTTGTCGAACAACCGGCTGAGTGGTGAGATTCCAGGGTGGATCGGACAGTTGTCGAACCTTGCAATACTCAAACTGAGTAACAATTCCTTCAATGGGAGTATTCCGCCGGAGCTTGGGGACTGTAAGAGCTTGATATGGTTGGATCTCAATACCAATTCCTTGAATGGATCTATTCCGACCGCGCTTTTCAAGCAATCTGGAAATATTGCGGTGAATTTCATAAGCGGGAAGACGTATGTGTATATCAAGAATGACGGGAGCAAGGAGTGTCATGGAGCTGGGAGTTTGCTTGAATTTGCGGGGATTAGTCAAAAAGAGCTTAATAGGATTTCGACCAGGAACCCCTGCAATTTTACTAGAGTATATGGAGGTAAGATTCAACCTACATTCAACCACAATGGgtctatgatttttcttgatatttCCCATAACATGTTGTCGGGTAGTATTCCAAAGGAGATTGGGAGAATGTTTTATCTCGATATATTGAATTTGGGCCATAACGATTTCTCTGGAATAATTCCCCAAGAGCTTGGGGACTTGaagaatctcaacattctcGATCTCTCTAGCAATAGGCTTGAAGGGTCAATCCCACAGTCCATGAGTGGCCTTTCTTTGCTCACGGATATTGATCTGTCCAACAACCATCTCACCGGAGCGATTCCTGGAACGGGACAGCTTGAAACGTTTCCAGCGAATAGGTTCCAGAATAATTCAGGGCTCTGTGGGTATCCTCTTGCTAAATGTGGCGAGAATCCGGACTCGAGTTCAAATTATCAGCACCAGAAGTCCCATCGGAGGCAAGCATCCCTTGCTGGGAGTGTGGCAATGGGATTGTTGTTCTCCGTCTTCTGTATCTTTGGTTTGATTATAGTTGCCATTGAAACCaagaagaggaggaaaaagaaggagGCAGCATTGGAGGGTTATATTGAGAGTCGTTCCCACTCGGGCACAGCCAATGTCAGCTGGAAGCTAACTGGTGCCCGTGAGGCATTAAGCATAAACCTTGCCACCTTTGAGAAGCCCCTTCGGAAGCTGACTTTTGCTGATCTTCTCGAAGCAACAAACGGCTTCCACAACGACAGCCTTATTGGTTCGGGTGGTTTTGGCGATGTGTACAAGGCCCAGTTGAAAGATGGAAGTATTGTAGCCATCAAGAAACTCATACACATCAGTGGACAGGGTGATCGGGAATTTACTGCCGAAATGGAAACCATTGGGAAAATTAAGCACAGGAATCTTGTTCCACTTCTGGGTTACTGCAAGGTAGGGGAAGAAAGGCTCCTGGTTTATGAGTACATGAGATATGGAAGCTTGGAAGATGTTCTGCACGACCAAAACAAAGTTGGGATCAAGCTGAACTGGGCTGATAGGAGAAAGATTGCAATTGGGGCTGCGAGGGGATTGGCTTTTCTGCACCACAATTGTATCCCACACATCATTCATAGGGACATGAAATCGAGCAATGTCCTGCTTGATGAAAACTTGGAAGCCAGAGTCTCTGATTTTGGAATGGCCAGGCTTATGAGCGCTATGGATACCCATTTGAGCGTCAGCACTCTGGCTGGAACTCCTGGCTATGTCCCTCCTGAATACTACCAGAGCTTTAGATGTACCACAAGAGGTGATGTTTACAGTTATGGCGTGGTCTTACTTGAGCTGTTAACCGGGAAACGACCAACAGATTCGGCTGATTTTGGCGACAACAATCTTGTGGGGTGGGTTAAACAGCATGCCAAACTGAACATCATTGATGTTTTTGATCCTGAACTAGTGAAAGAGGATCCCAACCTTGAGATTGAGCTTTTACAACACTTAAGGGTCGCTTGTGCTTGCTTGGATGATCGGCCATGGCGGCGTCCCACAATGATTCAAGTCATGGCAATGTTCAAAGAAATCCAAGCTGGGATGGACACTCAATCTACCATTGCCACTGAAGATGGAGCTTTCAGTTCAGTAGAAATGGTAGAGATGAGCATAGAAGAAGCCCCTGAACTAATGAGGCAGTAG
- the LOC122303510 gene encoding probable WRKY transcription factor 13: MSTTSQAILSQGGLFEDQDQVPAQMDFFSFAPNLTLPTLGCHQSLKAFSTIPPSLASDAPSSTLSGTLISSASTKQIRDDITSDFIGSQLLSLHRSSANLWAWGDVGDCLTSKRDGCGDLDGHHIGVSTLKMKKIKARRKVREPRFCFKTLSDVDVLDDGYKWRKYGQKVVKNTQHPRSYYRCTQDNCRVKKRVERLAEDPRMVITTYEGRHAHSPSHDMEESQAPSQLNNFFW; the protein is encoded by the exons ATGTCAACTACGTCCCAAGCCATTCTCAGCCAGGGCGGCCTCTTTGAGGATCAAGATCAGGTGCCTGcacaaatggattttttttctttcgctCCCAACTTGACCTTACCTACTTTGGGATGCCACCAGTCTCTCAAAGCCTTCAGTACCATACCTCCTTCACTTGCATCAGATGCACCTTCAAGTACTCTCAGCGGAACCCTAATCTCCTCTGCCAGTACTAAGCAAATTAGAGACGACATCACTTCGGATTTTATTGGATCCCAGCTACTTTCCTTGCATAGATCAAGCGCAAATCTCTG GGCATGGGGAGATGTGGGTGATTGCTTAACCAGCAAGAGAGACGGCTGTGGAGATCTAGATGGTCATCATATAGGGGTTTCTAccttgaagatgaagaagataaaGGCGAGGAGAAAGGTGAGAGAACCTCGGTTTTGCTTCAAGACCTTGAGCGATGTAGACGTGTTAGATGACGGTTACAAGTGGAGGAAATACGGACAGAAAGTGGTAAAGAACACCCAGCATCCCAG GAGCTACTATCGTTGCACACAAGATAATTGTCGCGTAAAGAAACGGGTAGAGCGATTAGCCGAGGACCCAAGGATGGTGATTACAACCTACGAAGGGAGACACGCACATTCCCCGTCACACGATATGGAAGAGTCGCAAGCCCCATCCCAGCTAAATAATTTCTTCTGGTAA